From the Neorhodopirellula lusitana genome, one window contains:
- a CDS encoding RNA polymerase sigma factor: MNQSQSLPTRASLLERVQSGPNHPDWDELLRYYEPFIRQFLGKIGVAPKDVDDICQQVLARLWKELSNYRRESEHARFRTWLSRLIRNVAINDYRKQKRADNLNEIASEQAESLLEKPSELELLIEQEWQQHVIGLALERLGQIFSGNALEVFLRSSEGESTEQISEALGISMQSVYVLKNRVKKRLTHEVKCVRQELEFPENES; the protein is encoded by the coding sequence ATGAATCAATCGCAAAGTCTGCCGACGCGAGCTTCGTTGCTCGAGCGAGTCCAATCGGGACCGAACCATCCTGATTGGGATGAGCTATTGCGTTACTACGAGCCCTTCATTCGTCAGTTCTTAGGCAAAATTGGCGTTGCCCCCAAAGACGTTGATGACATTTGCCAGCAAGTGTTGGCTCGACTTTGGAAAGAGCTTTCCAACTATCGCCGTGAATCTGAACATGCCAGGTTTCGGACCTGGTTATCACGTTTAATCCGCAATGTCGCGATCAATGATTACCGAAAGCAGAAACGGGCAGACAACCTAAACGAGATTGCTTCAGAGCAGGCGGAATCGCTGCTGGAAAAGCCGTCTGAACTCGAACTGTTGATCGAACAAGAGTGGCAACAACACGTCATTGGACTCGCCCTAGAGCGGCTCGGCCAAATATTTTCAGGCAATGCACTGGAGGTCTTCTTAAGAAGCTCCGAGGGCGAATCGACTGAACAAATCAGTGAAGCCCTCGGCATCAGCATGCAAAGTGTTTACGTGCTGAAAAACCGAGTTAAAAAGCGACTGACTCATGAGGTAAAATGCGTGCGTCAAGAACTCGAGTTCCCCGAGAACGAATCGTGA
- a CDS encoding serine/threonine protein kinase — MKKETIANALRRLGPMVNDLYDEVDVTTKVPLDASKLDDQCPLYTAISSINDRYQTPELIGRGGMKEVYRVFDARASRHVALAKPLAQHSFDHFDAFLREAHLTARLEHPCIIDLFDMDVDKEGRPFFTMEFKRGRTLREVLRQLRDETEQLTLRERLAICLRVCEAIAYAHSRRVLHLDIKPENIQVGEFGETQVCDWGMGVVMPHYEEQHDSEALLDPDLYGSLLDAVKGTPLYMAPEQKDRKTAKTAQMDIYAIGCVLFELVTLQSYSKEHRDAMQDDAVLIAIISKATADDPADRYASVSSLREDIKRYLEGYSTSVEQSSFVRESVLFYRRHRDICAVVFGAILIVTLSLGIFAIGLRRSQGAALAARDDAVQARLEAEQDRARMQIARYAAEDAQTEAELAQENAEEALARYLSEKQRSEERLVRQVVSAVSSVDDVTSLPLMYLHDNRQLALSVELAMKQLDDVLANNPPRDSEVWMQKLWMCFLVQDFATALELIESNKVVDDDLVKLAPIYRKRQTGNDFLQTDDLIALVKDLCKSKFSRAPLAEKLIVFDAEHPRPEADRSRIVQEWVSINNPNWTSPELTFNSTNRSVRLRGQGLTTLSRTLVRDWPPGVKVNLLYSLSPKKIDIRGTDFQDLQEIRGLTAHEIDISNTKVNDLSPLVENKHLRRIVISKGQFPQSQIAMVPKSISIRFVD; from the coding sequence GTGAAGAAGGAAACGATTGCGAACGCCCTTCGTCGGCTGGGTCCGATGGTCAACGATTTGTACGACGAAGTCGATGTGACCACCAAAGTCCCGCTGGACGCTTCGAAGCTCGATGATCAGTGCCCGCTGTACACAGCAATCAGCTCCATCAACGACCGATATCAAACCCCGGAACTGATCGGCCGTGGCGGAATGAAGGAAGTCTATCGCGTGTTCGATGCGAGAGCTTCCCGGCACGTTGCCCTGGCAAAACCACTCGCCCAACACTCCTTTGATCACTTCGATGCGTTCCTAAGAGAAGCACACCTGACGGCGCGGTTAGAGCATCCTTGCATCATCGATTTATTCGACATGGATGTGGATAAGGAAGGGCGTCCGTTTTTCACGATGGAATTCAAACGCGGGCGAACGCTCCGCGAAGTCCTGCGTCAGCTCCGTGACGAAACTGAACAACTCACCTTAAGAGAACGACTGGCAATTTGCCTTAGGGTTTGTGAAGCGATCGCTTATGCCCATTCGCGGCGTGTTTTGCATCTGGATATTAAGCCGGAAAACATCCAGGTTGGCGAATTCGGCGAGACCCAGGTTTGCGACTGGGGAATGGGTGTCGTCATGCCCCATTACGAAGAACAGCATGATTCCGAAGCGTTGCTGGATCCCGATCTTTACGGTTCGCTGCTGGACGCAGTCAAAGGGACGCCACTCTACATGGCCCCTGAGCAAAAAGATCGCAAGACGGCTAAGACAGCACAAATGGATATCTATGCCATTGGCTGTGTACTATTCGAGTTAGTCACGTTGCAGTCGTATTCCAAGGAACACCGCGACGCAATGCAAGACGACGCGGTGCTCATTGCAATCATTTCCAAAGCAACCGCTGACGATCCGGCAGATCGATACGCCAGTGTCAGTTCGCTACGGGAAGACATCAAACGGTATCTTGAGGGCTACAGCACGTCGGTTGAACAATCCAGCTTCGTTCGCGAGTCGGTGCTTTTCTATCGGCGTCATCGTGACATTTGTGCGGTTGTCTTCGGTGCAATCTTAATCGTGACGTTGTCATTGGGGATCTTTGCAATTGGACTGCGCCGTAGCCAAGGTGCTGCCTTAGCGGCTCGTGACGATGCCGTCCAAGCCAGACTTGAGGCCGAACAAGATCGTGCTCGCATGCAAATCGCCAGATACGCCGCCGAAGACGCTCAAACCGAAGCGGAACTAGCTCAGGAAAACGCAGAAGAGGCGCTCGCACGGTATCTTTCCGAGAAACAGAGGTCCGAAGAACGCCTCGTACGGCAAGTCGTTTCAGCGGTTTCCAGCGTGGACGACGTTACCAGCCTGCCGCTGATGTACCTTCACGACAATCGACAACTCGCCCTGTCCGTCGAATTGGCAATGAAGCAACTCGACGATGTTCTGGCCAACAATCCACCACGGGATTCCGAAGTGTGGATGCAGAAGCTCTGGATGTGTTTCCTTGTCCAAGACTTCGCAACCGCCCTTGAACTGATTGAGTCCAACAAGGTGGTCGATGACGACCTCGTCAAGCTTGCACCTATCTACCGCAAACGCCAAACAGGAAACGACTTCCTTCAAACCGATGACTTAATCGCTTTGGTCAAAGACCTGTGCAAGTCGAAATTCTCGCGTGCCCCCTTGGCTGAAAAGCTGATCGTTTTCGATGCGGAACACCCTCGGCCGGAAGCGGACCGCTCGAGAATCGTTCAAGAATGGGTCAGCATCAACAACCCCAACTGGACGTCGCCCGAACTGACCTTCAACTCGACCAACCGATCCGTTCGCTTGCGAGGCCAAGGACTCACCACCCTCAGCCGAACGCTGGTCCGAGATTGGCCGCCCGGGGTGAAGGTCAATCTGCTGTATTCGTTGAGCCCCAAGAAGATCGACATTCGCGGAACTGACTTTCAAGACTTGCAAGAAATCCGAGGGCTGACAGCCCACGAGATCGACATCAGCAACACCAAGGTCAATGACTTGTCCCCGTTGGTAGAAAACAAGCATCTTCGCCGCATCGTGATTTCCAAGGGCCAATTCCCACAGTCCCAAATCGCCATGGTCCCCAAGTCGATCTCGATTCGATTTGTCGACTAG
- a CDS encoding DUF1559 domain-containing protein yields MSFSNADPNHRRGFTLVELLVVIAIIGVLVGLLLPAVQAAREAARRMSCSNNFKQIGLAIHNYHSAYNQLPRHKTGTGTPGQSGIGTSNDYNQQQLSIYIGLLPFFEGQALWEQVSNPLVGRVDGIINDPAARGSMASNAWNAFGPTPQHSQYPPWLTQIPTLRCPSDPGVGLPGYGRTNYAACLGDSPLRGGAGPTDNNLNITSTLSQYTRASQRGVFVPRTTTKFRDILDGLANTIMAGEIASDLGDRDTRTNVLYNDGMIVRGEDPVGVAVTPLGAPSLCSGHADIDANRPLFWGSGATTADATRGRGYRWGSGEALFTTCLTMSPPNSPACLAFGNELGVNNWYQRSGVLPPSSRHQGGCHVLMGDGAIKFITDSIEAGDQSKAPVGVLGSATPLPSNVPGSQSPYGLWGALGSRGSKETIQEEL; encoded by the coding sequence ATGTCTTTTTCGAATGCCGATCCAAATCATCGGCGAGGTTTCACACTGGTGGAACTATTAGTTGTGATCGCGATCATTGGGGTCCTAGTTGGCCTGCTGCTGCCCGCGGTTCAGGCGGCTCGTGAAGCCGCTCGGCGGATGAGTTGCAGCAACAACTTCAAGCAAATCGGACTGGCGATTCACAACTACCACTCCGCTTACAATCAACTACCACGCCACAAAACGGGGACCGGCACCCCAGGCCAGTCAGGCATTGGCACCTCGAACGACTACAACCAACAACAGCTTAGCATCTACATCGGGTTGTTGCCGTTTTTCGAAGGCCAAGCACTGTGGGAGCAAGTCTCCAATCCACTTGTCGGTCGTGTTGATGGCATCATCAACGATCCGGCTGCACGAGGTTCCATGGCATCGAACGCATGGAACGCTTTTGGCCCCACACCGCAACACTCCCAATACCCGCCCTGGCTGACACAGATCCCAACCCTGCGCTGCCCCAGTGACCCAGGCGTTGGACTTCCAGGCTATGGTCGCACGAACTACGCCGCTTGCCTTGGCGACAGCCCACTGCGTGGCGGTGCGGGCCCGACGGACAACAACCTGAACATCACCAGCACCCTATCCCAGTACACACGTGCCAGCCAGCGTGGCGTGTTTGTGCCTCGCACGACGACTAAGTTTCGCGACATTTTGGATGGTCTCGCCAACACGATCATGGCCGGTGAAATTGCCTCCGATCTTGGCGACCGAGATACTCGCACAAACGTGCTTTACAACGATGGCATGATTGTCCGGGGTGAAGACCCAGTCGGTGTCGCAGTGACTCCCTTGGGGGCACCAAGCCTTTGCTCGGGACACGCTGACATCGACGCAAACCGCCCCTTGTTTTGGGGCAGTGGTGCCACCACCGCCGACGCAACCCGTGGTCGCGGGTATCGCTGGGGTTCAGGCGAAGCCTTGTTCACAACTTGCCTGACAATGTCGCCACCCAACTCGCCCGCATGCTTGGCATTCGGTAACGAACTGGGTGTGAACAACTGGTATCAACGCTCAGGCGTGTTACCACCCAGCAGCCGACACCAGGGCGGCTGCCACGTGTTGATGGGCGACGGAGCCATCAAGTTCATCACCGATTCGATTGAAGCCGGTGACCAATCCAAAGCCCCCGTTGGAGTGCTCGGTTCAGCGACACCGCTACCGTCGAACGTACCAGGATCGCAAAGCCCATACGGTCTTTGGGGAGCACTGGGTTCGCGAGGATCAAAAGAAACGATCCAAGAAGAACTGTAA